Genomic DNA from Nocardioides aquaticus:
GTCTCCCAGGCCGACCGGACGTGGTTGGCCGACGGGCTCGCCGCGCTGCTGCGCGACCACGGCGACACGGTGGTCCGCACGGGGGCCTGGCACGGCGACTGGGTCTCGTGGAACCAGCTGGTGGCCGGCGAGCGGGTGCTGCTCTGGGACTGGGAGCACCACGCGTCCTCCGCGCTGGCCGGCTTCGACCACGTCCACTTCCTGGCCCAGGAGCAGCGCAGCCGCGGCACCGACATCCGCAACGAGGACCTGTGGCTGGGCGACGCCCATGCAGTGCTTGCCGACGCCTGGGACCTGGACGGCGACCAGCGGAGCGCCGTGCTGCGCGGCTACCTGCTCGAGGTCAACCTGCGGTTCGTCCGCGACCGTCAGCTCGACGATGCACCGCCCGCGCGGGCTGGCTGGGCCCGGGAGCTGGTCGAGCGGCTGACAGGTCCCCCCAGCGCTGAGCCGGCGTCGACCGGTCTGCTCCGTTTCCCCCGCTCCGGGTCCCGGTCTGTCAGGATCCGTCCATGGCCAGAGGTGCACGCGCGCAGAGCAGTGTCAGAGACGCCGGATGAGTCGACCCACCGGGCGGGGGATCGGCGGCGTACGCCGGTCACCGGCCGCCGCCCGAGCCCGGGCGCTGCTGCCCGACCCCGTGGTGAGCGGGATCCGATCGGCGGTGCGGAGCTACGGCTCGGCGACCGCCTCGCGGCGGCCGGCGCCGGAGTTCCTGGTGATCGGGGCGAAGAAGGGCGGCACCACCTCGGTCATCAACTGGCTGCTGCGCCACCCCCAGGTGATGGGGATGATCCCGAGGGCGCAGAGCGCCAAGAGCCCGCACTACTTCGACATCAACTACTGGCGTGGGCAGTCGTGGTACCTCTCCCACTTCCCGACCTACGCCGCCCGCTCCCGGCGGGCCGGCAAGGTGGGTCTGCCGCAGCAGACCGGGGAGAGCTCGCCCTACTACCTCTTCCACCCCTACGCCGCCGAGCGGATCAGGGCCACGACTCCCGACGCGCGGCTGATCGCGATCCTGCGCGAGCCGGTGTCACGGGCCTACTCGAACTACTGGGATCGTGTCGCCACCGGCAACGAGACGCTGTCGAGCTTCGAGGAGGCGGTGGCCGCGGAGCCGGCGCGTCTGGCCCGACCCGAGAGTGCTCTGGCCGACCCGCGGGCCTACGACTTCGACCACGACCACCACGCCTACCTGCGCCGCGGGGAGTACGCCCCGCAGCTGCGCCGCTACTTCGAGGCCTTCCCTCGCGAGCAGCTGCTGGTGCTGACCTTCGACGAGCTGCGCACCGACGCGGAGGGGGTGTTCCAGCAGGTGCAGCAGCACCTCGGGCTCGAGGACCACGCGCTCGACCAGAGCCTCGAGGCGTTTAACGTGCGGACCGACTACCCGAAGATCGACCCGCGCACCCGGGACCGTCTGCGCGACCACTTCGCCCCGCATAACGCCGAGCTCGAGCAGCTGCTGGGCCGTCCGTTGGGCTGGTGAGCCACCCGCCCGCCGCAGGCGCGCGTCAGGGCTGGCGCGGGTAGTAGCCGCCGACGACGTCCCGTGCGGGCACCTTCGTCAGGACAGCACCCGACGGCGTCGCACCCACCAGCTGCATCCGCTCGACCACCGTCCGCACGTCGCGGCGCGTGGTCCTGCCACGCTCGACCACCATGACCACGCGGTCGGCCTCCGTGGCCAGCTCGAGGGTCTCGGCGGCGTAGAGGACCGGAGCGGTGTCGACCACGACCAGGTCGTTCTCGGCCCGTAGTGCGTCCCAGACCGTGGTGGCGTTCGCCCGGCTGAGCAGCGTCGCGGGGTCGGCGTGCATTTCGCCCGCCGGGAGCAGGCGCAGGTTGTCGACGCCGACCTCGACGGGACGGGGCGTGCTGACCGTGTCCTGTAGGAGCAGGTCCGTGAGTCCGGGCCCGGCGGGGGTTCCGAAGCGTGCGGCCAGCTGGGGGTTGCGTAGGTCGGCGTCGACGAGCACGACCCGCAGGCCCATCCCGGCCGCGGTGAGTGCGAGGTCGCCGGCGACCGACGACTTCCCCTCACCGGGGGACGCCGAGATGATCAGGGCCATCACCCCGGCGCCGGCGACCGGGGCAGTGCGGTTGCCGCTGGCCGAGCGCGGGTGCTCGACCC
This window encodes:
- a CDS encoding sulfotransferase domain-containing protein, whose amino-acid sequence is MSRPTGRGIGGVRRSPAAARARALLPDPVVSGIRSAVRSYGSATASRRPAPEFLVIGAKKGGTTSVINWLLRHPQVMGMIPRAQSAKSPHYFDINYWRGQSWYLSHFPTYAARSRRAGKVGLPQQTGESSPYYLFHPYAAERIRATTPDARLIAILREPVSRAYSNYWDRVATGNETLSSFEEAVAAEPARLARPESALADPRAYDFDHDHHAYLRRGEYAPQLRRYFEAFPREQLLVLTFDELRTDAEGVFQQVQQHLGLEDHALDQSLEAFNVRTDYPKIDPRTRDRLRDHFAPHNAELEQLLGRPLGW